In a genomic window of Nitrospirota bacterium:
- a CDS encoding sigma-54-dependent Fis family transcriptional regulator gives MKPCAHILVVEDEINIRGALVTMLEKKGYQVRGVATAEEGVAQLEAVPAELVITDLRMPGIGGMEFLRRLKTTWPDTEVVVMTAYGSIDTAVEAMRCGAYDYLTKPIDRERFPIVVEKALERHALSAENKQLRDRLETRTQFDQMVGKSEPMQRVYTLVEMVADSDVTVLLTGESGTGKELIAWAIHHKSPRADGPFITMNCGALPDTLFESELFGYEKGAFTGAMSTKMGRFELADGGTLLLDEVGELSLKSQVDFLRVLETKEFRRLGGTKLLNVDARIIAATNRNLEEAVKQGDFREDLYYRLNVVPIRLPPLRDRADDIPLLVDRFLTECSTQHHREPKDVSQEAMRLLRLYGWPGNIRQLRNLMERLVVTVKDPMIQPEHLPEEIQAGKEDARTMVVTLGTSLDQLEREVIQRTLTEITNHREKAAKLLGISLRALHYKIKEYGIRD, from the coding sequence ATGAAGCCCTGCGCGCACATCCTTGTCGTGGAAGACGAGATCAATATTCGAGGGGCATTGGTCACAATGCTCGAAAAGAAAGGATACCAGGTGCGAGGAGTGGCCACAGCAGAGGAGGGGGTGGCGCAACTGGAAGCAGTGCCCGCCGAGTTGGTCATCACCGATCTTCGGATGCCGGGGATCGGGGGGATGGAGTTTCTGCGACGCCTGAAAACAACATGGCCGGATACGGAAGTCGTGGTCATGACCGCTTACGGATCCATCGATACGGCAGTCGAAGCGATGCGCTGTGGAGCCTATGACTATCTTACGAAACCCATCGATCGCGAGCGGTTTCCCATTGTCGTCGAGAAGGCGCTGGAACGACACGCGTTATCTGCCGAAAATAAGCAGCTCCGAGATCGTCTCGAAACCAGGACGCAATTCGACCAAATGGTCGGCAAGAGCGAGCCGATGCAGCGGGTCTACACGCTGGTGGAGATGGTGGCGGACAGCGATGTTACGGTGTTGCTCACGGGAGAAAGCGGAACCGGCAAGGAACTCATCGCCTGGGCGATCCACCATAAGAGCCCCAGAGCTGACGGCCCGTTCATCACGATGAATTGTGGGGCCCTGCCGGACACTCTCTTCGAAAGCGAGTTGTTCGGCTATGAAAAGGGCGCGTTTACCGGCGCCATGTCGACCAAGATGGGTCGGTTCGAACTGGCCGATGGCGGCACGCTGTTGCTGGATGAGGTTGGTGAGCTCTCCCTCAAGTCGCAAGTCGATTTTCTCCGCGTGTTGGAGACGAAGGAGTTCAGACGCCTGGGTGGAACGAAGCTCCTCAACGTCGACGCCAGGATCATTGCCGCCACCAATCGTAATCTTGAAGAAGCGGTCAAGCAGGGAGACTTTCGGGAAGACCTCTACTACCGGCTCAATGTTGTGCCCATCCGCCTCCCGCCGCTCCGGGATCGAGCAGACGATATTCCCCTGCTGGTTGACCGGTTTCTCACTGAGTGCTCTACTCAGCATCACCGTGAGCCGAAAGACGTGTCACAGGAAGCGATGCGGCTCTTGCGGTTGTATGGGTGGCCCGGAAACATTCGCCAACTCAGGAATCTCATGGAGCGGTTGGTGGTCACGGTGAAAGATCCGATGATCCAGCCGGAACACTTGCCGGAAGAAATCCAGGCCGGCAAGGAAGACGCGCGTACGATGGTGGTGACGCTGGGAACTTCGCTGGATCAACTTGAGCGAGAGGTGATTCAGCGGACGTTAACAGAAATCACCAACCACCGAGAGAAAGCCGCCAAGCTGCTGGGTATCAGTCTTCGGGCCCTCCACTATAAGATCAAAGAGTACGGTATTCGGGACTAA
- a CDS encoding outer membrane beta-barrel protein yields the protein MKSASKRIGLGIGVCAIASLLGSNAVSAEDTVVKDAESLWKAAGFQISGTVLTSYTQNFNNPYTNNNQLRIFDTAANSFMANLAQVVFERPANASGSGMDRVGFRARLNFGTDARFSRARTNFQPGTDNNELDFQEMYAEYIAPIGNGLKIQAGKINTLIGYEVINAWENPNFSRTMMFGLSQAFTTTGIRFTYPLASWGTAAIGLINGWDNIEDNNRGKSFEWKVDLTPMEQFGIAFFGSYGPEQANGNASLGVATLGSCQNGTPGCDSTGKRVVVGSIITIKPIASTTLILEPYYGNETNLIANANGTVGSGRWNGLVAYLIHDFNDQTKPNAFSLRLRGEIWEDANGVRACAGGVNFNGGTNTCSNSGTGQAGTIAFPTTVGGGPYTGGGFTGWETTFTLQWKPAPALQTRVEYRYDHADQNVYLYGTRAVNYQNTLAFSVAYMW from the coding sequence ATGAAGTCAGCAAGTAAACGTATCGGGCTAGGAATAGGTGTCTGTGCGATCGCCTCGCTGCTCGGCAGCAATGCTGTATCAGCCGAGGATACAGTAGTAAAGGATGCCGAGTCCTTGTGGAAGGCGGCAGGCTTTCAGATCTCCGGGACCGTGCTGACATCCTATACACAGAATTTCAATAATCCCTATACCAACAACAATCAGCTGCGTATCTTCGACACAGCGGCCAATTCCTTCATGGCGAACTTGGCGCAGGTTGTATTTGAACGGCCGGCCAATGCCTCAGGCAGTGGCATGGATCGGGTGGGCTTTCGCGCTAGGCTCAACTTTGGGACCGATGCCAGGTTCTCGCGTGCTCGCACGAATTTCCAACCTGGTACGGACAATAACGAGCTGGACTTCCAAGAAATGTATGCAGAGTACATCGCCCCGATCGGCAACGGTCTGAAGATTCAAGCAGGAAAGATCAACACGTTGATCGGGTATGAAGTGATCAACGCCTGGGAAAATCCGAACTTTTCACGCACCATGATGTTCGGTTTGAGCCAGGCCTTCACGACCACCGGTATCCGGTTCACCTATCCCCTTGCGAGTTGGGGGACTGCGGCAATCGGACTCATCAATGGATGGGACAACATCGAGGATAACAATAGGGGCAAATCGTTCGAGTGGAAAGTTGATCTGACTCCCATGGAGCAGTTTGGAATCGCCTTCTTCGGGTCCTACGGACCAGAACAGGCAAATGGAAATGCTAGCCTTGGGGTTGCCACCCTTGGCAGCTGTCAAAATGGTACCCCTGGGTGCGATTCTACCGGCAAGCGGGTGGTGGTCGGCTCGATTATCACGATCAAGCCCATCGCCAGTACCACCCTCATCTTGGAGCCCTATTACGGGAATGAGACCAATTTGATTGCCAACGCTAATGGTACTGTTGGAAGCGGCCGCTGGAACGGATTAGTTGCCTATTTGATTCATGACTTCAATGATCAGACGAAGCCCAATGCATTCAGTCTCAGGCTCAGGGGAGAAATTTGGGAAGATGCAAACGGGGTCCGTGCCTGCGCAGGAGGCGTGAATTTTAATGGCGGTACCAATACCTGTTCTAATTCTGGTACTGGCCAAGCGGGGACAATTGCTTTCCCGACCACCGTTGGTGGCGGCCCTTACACGGGGGGTGGTTTTACCGGCTGGGAGACGACCTTCACACTTCAGTGGAAGCCGGCTCCAGCATTGCAGACAAGGGTCGAGTACAGATATGACCATGCCGACCAGAATGTCTACCTGTATGGCACCAGAGCAGTGAACTATCAAAACACCCTGGCATTCTCAGTCGCGTACATGTGGTAA
- a CDS encoding PAS domain-containing protein yields the protein MFRPTQDTLFRRIPYRLIASVLVILALVVSVILLFSLERDKLLLQGFAQGATVPTELFPALWQSRSDLILVTLLVFLVSAIGITAVITFLHYDSTKRTLEEVKGLARNILQSIPTGVLTVNPSGVITAANPAAEAVLTRSATDLLGNSYESVFAEGETIRAVLEGALRHQQHVSQKDLTYESQDRTPHTIRVSTAELTGDDAEPAGVILQAQDVTDWLALEHRVRVADKLAALHTLSAGVAHELRNPLSAMDLNLHLLEEELRERASLPEQATRYLHVLNAECHRLSVILDNFMKFARPGSLGLHEVNVSALIDHIMALMQFEAEERKIRLARAVEGPLPAVLGDETAISQVLVNVVVNAFHAMPNGGLCRVGTEARQANDTRWLVVSVKDTGIGIKKEELARVFEPFYTTKSSGTGLGLAIAYRIMEDHGGTIQVSSTPGIGTTVVLSFPVTVAESQPLVVTS from the coding sequence ATGTTTAGACCTACTCAAGACACCCTCTTCCGAAGGATTCCCTATCGGCTCATCGCGTCCGTCCTCGTGATTCTGGCTTTGGTCGTATCTGTCATTTTGCTCTTTAGTCTGGAACGGGACAAACTCCTCCTCCAGGGTTTCGCTCAAGGCGCCACGGTTCCCACGGAGCTGTTTCCGGCACTCTGGCAGTCCCGCAGCGACCTCATCCTCGTGACACTCCTCGTATTTCTGGTCAGTGCGATCGGCATTACGGCGGTCATCACCTTCCTCCATTACGACAGCACCAAACGGACTCTCGAAGAAGTGAAAGGGCTGGCAAGGAACATTCTGCAGAGCATTCCGACAGGTGTGCTGACGGTAAATCCCAGCGGAGTGATCACGGCGGCCAATCCGGCGGCAGAGGCTGTACTCACACGATCGGCGACGGATTTGCTAGGAAATTCTTACGAATCCGTCTTTGCCGAGGGAGAGACCATCCGGGCGGTGCTTGAAGGAGCACTCCGACATCAACAGCATGTCAGTCAGAAAGATCTGACCTATGAGAGCCAGGACCGAACCCCGCACACTATTCGGGTGAGCACGGCCGAGCTCACAGGGGACGATGCAGAACCAGCCGGCGTCATCCTGCAGGCTCAGGATGTCACCGACTGGCTTGCGCTCGAGCATCGAGTCCGCGTCGCGGATAAACTGGCCGCATTACACACGTTGTCGGCGGGAGTGGCCCATGAGTTGCGGAATCCCTTGAGTGCCATGGACTTGAATCTTCACCTCTTGGAAGAGGAACTCAGGGAGCGCGCATCCCTGCCGGAGCAGGCAACGCGATATCTCCATGTTTTGAACGCGGAATGCCACCGCCTCTCAGTCATTCTCGACAACTTTATGAAGTTCGCCCGCCCTGGGTCGCTCGGCCTACACGAGGTGAACGTCTCCGCTCTGATCGACCACATCATGGCACTGATGCAATTCGAGGCAGAGGAGCGGAAGATCCGCCTCGCGCGGGCAGTAGAGGGCCCCTTGCCGGCTGTTCTGGGTGACGAAACGGCCATCAGTCAGGTCCTGGTGAACGTCGTCGTCAATGCGTTTCATGCCATGCCAAACGGCGGCCTCTGCCGCGTCGGGACCGAAGCCCGTCAGGCTAACGACACGCGCTGGCTCGTTGTGTCAGTGAAGGACACGGGAATCGGCATCAAGAAAGAAGAGCTCGCGCGGGTGTTTGAACCGTTCTATACGACGAAGTCCAGCGGAACCGGCCTGGGCCTCGCCATTGCCTATCGCATCATGGAAGATCATGGTGGAACCATTCAGGTATCCAGCACGCCGGGGATCGGCACCACCGTGGTGCTGTCGTTCCCTGTTACAGTCGCAGAATCACAGCCTCTGGTGGTGACATCATGA
- a CDS encoding YgiT-type zinc finger protein, with product MHCVICKRGTVKPGKVQAEIKVGTDHLLVPVEAEVCKECGEAYYSTETMRYLDQVRDNFVRKVITPPSIGHVYQVS from the coding sequence ATGCACTGCGTCATCTGCAAACGAGGCACGGTGAAACCGGGAAAAGTCCAAGCGGAGATTAAAGTAGGCACAGACCATCTCTTGGTGCCGGTCGAAGCCGAGGTGTGCAAGGAATGCGGGGAGGCCTATTACTCAACGGAGACCATGCGCTATCTCGATCAGGTGCGAGACAACTTCGTTCGAAAAGTCATTACCCCACCCTCAATTGGGCACGTGTACCAGGTTTCCTGA
- a CDS encoding 2-oxoglutarate:ferredoxin oxidoreductase, which translates to MQLGVTHPDSGFGLLYGHHAPEDEVIAESARELFTRKNPTIFPGPLYLWAWHPEWMAKGQALLKLAAEIPGVMIIPMPDYRPKYPKIDPEEVLNPNHPNLTIWANKIEVALFIGIHCHYANLALRMVRAGTNCLTIAYCHDIHEDAMLSVQDLDVKKMDHVIDIFRTVRKELGIEMPKDGKTVRLTGTQVRANHGVERVNPQPA; encoded by the coding sequence ATGCAGCTTGGTGTCACACATCCCGACTCCGGATTCGGGCTGTTGTACGGTCACCACGCCCCGGAGGATGAGGTCATCGCTGAGTCCGCAAGGGAACTGTTTACCCGGAAGAATCCGACGATTTTCCCTGGGCCGTTGTATCTATGGGCCTGGCATCCGGAATGGATGGCGAAAGGGCAAGCGTTGTTAAAACTTGCGGCGGAGATCCCGGGCGTCATGATCATTCCGATGCCGGACTATCGGCCCAAGTACCCCAAGATCGATCCGGAAGAGGTCCTCAACCCGAATCATCCGAACCTGACGATCTGGGCAAACAAAATCGAAGTGGCCCTGTTCATCGGCATTCACTGCCATTACGCCAATCTGGCGTTGCGGATGGTGCGGGCCGGAACGAACTGCCTCACGATCGCCTACTGCCATGACATTCATGAAGATGCGATGCTCAGCGTGCAGGATCTCGATGTGAAGAAGATGGACCATGTCATCGACATTTTTCGAACCGTCCGGAAGGAACTGGGCATTGAGATGCCGAAAGACGGGAAAACCGTCCGACTGACCGGGACACAGGTTCGCGCGAACCATGGGGTCGAGCGAGTGAATCCACAGCCGGCGTAA
- a CDS encoding DUF4258 domain-containing protein encodes MDYAEIRRCAANCRFTDHARREMEEEPFGRIHVEEVLQAIETGEIIEQYPDDTPYSSCLILGHTRSGRPLHLVCAPVSDEERLIVVTTYQPDPHRWEPDFRRRIR; translated from the coding sequence ATGGACTACGCTGAAATTCGGCGATGTGCGGCCAATTGCCGATTCACCGACCATGCTCGAAGGGAGATGGAAGAAGAGCCGTTTGGCCGCATTCACGTCGAAGAAGTCTTGCAAGCAATCGAAACCGGTGAGATCATCGAGCAGTATCCTGACGATACCCCGTACTCGAGCTGTTTGATCTTGGGACATACACGATCCGGAAGACCACTACATCTTGTTTGTGCGCCTGTTTCAGACGAGGAACGATTGATTGTCGTCACCACCTACCAACCGGACCCACACCGATGGGAGCCTGACTTCCGAAGGAGGATACGCTAA